From a single Bacillus marinisedimentorum genomic region:
- the acpP gene encoding acyl carrier protein → MADVLDRVAKIVVDRLGVDESEVKPEAKFKDDLGADSLDVVELVMELEDEFDMEISDEDAEKIETVGDAVNYIKANQ, encoded by the coding sequence ATGGCAGATGTTTTAGATCGCGTAGCGAAAATCGTTGTGGATCGTCTTGGAGTTGATGAGTCGGAAGTGAAACCTGAAGCTAAATTTAAAGATGACCTCGGCGCTGATTCCCTTGATGTGGTCGAGCTCGTCATGGAATTAGAAGACGAATTCGATATGGAGATTTCCGATGAAGACGCTGAAAAAATTGAAACAGTAGGCGATGCAGTGAACTACATAAAAGCCAATCAATAG